One genomic window of Psychrobacter cibarius includes the following:
- a CDS encoding tripartite tricarboxylate transporter TctB family protein, whose product MTMERLFSGLMALVSIFLIYLAIGYVAPIAYDPIGPRPYPILIFSLLAFGCLVVAFRPASFTKAIELGLNKTIIRNLILCALALLVYGLIFEVLGFILATILMSFAVGLLFAGNPLKSFIFSVLISIGLYVLFDLFLDVKLPLGLLSGIIG is encoded by the coding sequence ATGACAATGGAACGTTTGTTTTCCGGGCTGATGGCACTGGTCAGTATATTCTTAATATACTTAGCCATTGGTTATGTTGCCCCTATTGCTTATGACCCAATTGGTCCTCGTCCTTACCCTATTTTAATCTTTTCCCTGCTTGCCTTTGGCTGCTTAGTCGTTGCTTTTCGTCCCGCCAGTTTTACTAAAGCGATTGAATTGGGTTTAAATAAAACGATCATCCGTAATCTTATTTTATGTGCGCTTGCCTTATTGGTCTATGGTCTCATTTTTGAAGTATTGGGCTTTATTCTTGCCACTATTCTGATGTCTTTCGCCGTAGGTTTACTGTTTGCAGGTAATCCTCTCAAGAGTTTTATCTTTTCAGTGTTAATCAGTATTGGCTTATATGTCTTATTTGACCTATTTTTAGATGTCAAATTACCACTCGGATTGTTGTCAGGGATAATAGGATAG